One window of the Megalops cyprinoides isolate fMegCyp1 chromosome 2, fMegCyp1.pri, whole genome shotgun sequence genome contains the following:
- the malt2 gene encoding MALT paracaspase 2 → MDDWNLGLGTLREGVISKLADLLDNPKCGWRQLADAVNEQPRFRCSEKELMSCSLQVLSAKGSPSRLLLAMLADRACSLGFLLQCLKKMEHREAVQYLTATVMEQIRITVQPQSQRVPEGGRVVLSCQATGPLGLGYQWFKGKEEVLNGSTPELVLSPLTVNQQGYYICRVHQGENFVFSQWAQVCVARSGGSSAGSSSGFVLSSVSGLRITQQPRHMAIAEGDALSLECRAEGNPPPQYQWYHNKQPLPPANRPSLKIPCVTTADRGQYSCRVYNLYHEVWSDQVHVEIGPGFDCGDSWVENTEGFTLTASRQLSRFYATDKVALLMGNMNYQHHRQLRAPMADVHELTNLLRQLDFKVVSLLDLNRQEMHSAVTEFLLLLDRGVYGLLYFAGHGYENYGNSFMVPIDAPASYTSEHCLWVQDVLQRMQERETGLNVFLLDMCRKRNLNDDIIPQPGPLKVTANIVFGYATCVDAEAYEVNKDDLSNGIFINFLKQRLMEDEKVTVMLDRVAEDMGQCEITRGRQALELRSNLSERRALTDRIQCSDCPAATSARNLQWSIAHVLPESRYLQFECGVKVQLGFAAEFSNIMIIYTRILEQPHDIVSCSAQLSDFSEGVDVDLKLTNQESPRDAGSLLFTFDAAARPELPSLYTRLRALQRLQKELTFTVCLHYQYSSMDEEVQEKQTVSVGKPLVAKLNLYQPRLPRSFSASSSSDLHTFSLPESSSFPEGLQSSIPASETSSLGSASTCWSYYSPPGEVHGSARHVNVPEETFSPEFLERDAPQPLSAESKSLPHDHLEDLSFQFHAKQNFHSC, encoded by the exons ATGGATGACTGGAATCTGGGACTGGGTACTCTGAGAGAGGGTGTAATAAGCAAGCTAGCAGATTTGCTGGACAACCCAAAATGTGGTTGGAGACAACTGGCAGATGCAGTTAATGAGCAACCTCGATTCCGCTGCAG TGAAAAGGAGCTGATGAGCTGCTCCCTCCAGGTGCTCAGTGCCAAGGGCAGCCCCAGCCGCCTACTGCTGGCCATGTTAGCTGACCGCGCCTGTTCCCTGGGCTTCTTGCTGCAGTGCCTCAAGAAGATGGAGCATCGTGAGGCTGTGCAGTACCTTACTGCTACAG TGATGGAGCAGATCCGGATTACAGTGCAGCCACAGTCACAGCGTGTGCCGGAAGGGGGCAGAGTGGTCCTGAGCTGTCAGGCAACTGGCCCCTTAGGACTGGGGTATCAGTGGTTTAAGGGTAAAGAAGAG GTGCTCAATGGTAGTACCCCTGAGTTAGTGCTGAGCCCCCTCACTGTAAATCAGCAGGGGTACTACATCTGCCGTGTCCACCAGGGGGAGAACTTTGTCTTCTCCCAGTGGGCGCAGGTCTGTGTGGCCAGGTCGGGCGGCTCGAGTGCAG GTAGCAGTAGCGGCTTCGTGCTCTCCTCAGTGAGTGGACTGCGGATTACCCAGCAGCCCCGGCACATGGCAATTGCTGAGGGAGACGCCCTCTCTCTTGAGTGCAGAGCTGAGGGAAACCCCCCTCCGCAGTACCAGTGGTACCACAATAAGCAGCCCCTGCCACCAGCTAACAGGCCCAGCCTCAAG atACCCTGTGTGACCACTGCAGACAGGGGGCAGTATAGTTGCAGAGTGTACAACCTCTACCATGAAGTGTGGAGTGATCAGGTCCATGTGGAAATCG GTCCTGGTTTTGACTGTGGTGACTCCTGGGTAGAGAATACAGAAG GTTTCACTCTTACAGCTTCCAGACAGCTCAGTCGATTCTATG CCACAGATAAGGTGGCGCTCCTCATGGGCAACATGAACTATCAGCACCACCGGCAGCTTCGAGCTCCCATGGCTGACGTACATGAGCTCACCAACCTGCTGCGCCAGCTGGACTTCAAAGTGGTCTCTCTGCTGGACCTGAACCGACAGGAAATGCACAGCGCTGTGACTGAGTTCCTGCTGCTACTTGACCGCGGCGTGTATG GGTTGCTGTACTTTGCGGGTCACGGTTATGAGAACTACGGGAACAGCTTCATGGTTCCCATTGATGCGCCAGCTTCCTACACCTCGGAACACTGTCTGTGGGTGCAGGACGTGCTACAGCGTATGCAGGAGCGTGAGACTGGCCTCAATGTCTTTCTGCTGGACATGTGTCGCAAACG AAACCTGAATGATGACATCATCCCACAACCTGGCCCCCTGAAAGTTACAGCTAACATTGTGTTTGGCTATGCCAC ctgtgtggatgCTGAGGCTTATGAGGTGAATAAGGATGACCTGTCCAATGGAATTTTCATCAACTTCCTTAAACAGCGCCTCATGGAAGACGAAAAAGTTACTGTCATGCTGGACAGGGTGGCTGAAG ATATGGGTCAGTGTGAGATCACACGAGGTCGGCAGGCTTTGGAGCTGCGCAGTAACCTCTCCGAGCGTCGTGCTCTGACTGACCGCATTCAGTGCTCCGACTGCCCCGCAGCCACCTCTGCAAGGAACCTGCAGTGGTCCATCGCTCATG TGCTGCCAGAAAGCCGGTACCTGCAGTTTGAGTGTGGTGTGAAGGTGCAGTTAGGCTTTGCTGCCGAGTTCTCCAACATCATGATAATTTACACCCGCATTCTGGAGCAGCCCCATGACATTGTTTCCTGCTCTGCTCAACTCTCTGACTTCTCTGAG GGCGTAGATGTGGATCTGAAGCTGACCAATCAGGAGAGTCCCAGGGACGCAGGCAGTTTGCTGTTTACTTTCGATGCTGCAGCGCGGCCAGAGCTCCCAAGCCTCTACACCCGCCTCAGAGCACTGCAAAGACTCCAG aaGGAGCTCACGTTCACAGTGTGTCTTCACTACCAGTACTCCAGTATGGATGAAGAGGTGCAAGAAAAGCAAACGGTCTCTGTAGGAAAACCTCTGGTGGCCAAACTCAACCTCTATCAGCCACGGCTGCCCCGTTCCTTCTCAGCCTCATCCTCCAGCGATCTCCACACTTTCAGTCTTCCTGAGTCATCCTCCTTCCCAGAGGGCCTGCAGTCTAGTATCCCTGCCTCAGAGACGTCCTCCCTCGGCTCAGCCTCCACGTGCTGGTCATACTACTCACCGCCAGGGGAGGTTCATGGAAGTGCAAGGCATGTCAATGTCCCAGAGGAGACTTTCAGCCCTGAGTTCCTTGAGCGAGATGCACCTCAGCCTCTGTCTGCTGAGAGCAAGAGCCTGCCACATGACCATTTAGAGGACCTTTCCTTCCAGTtccatgcaaaacaaaattttcactCCTGCTAG